A section of the Arcobacter roscoffensis genome encodes:
- the obgE gene encoding GTPase ObgE, giving the protein MFIDSAKFSVSSGKGGQGCASFRREKFVVKGGPDGGDGGKGGDVYFVVDNNTDTLSFYKGRKVFRADNGKQGMGSRMTGKSADALILTVPPGTQVIDEDSGELLLDLVEEGEKVKLLEGGKGGLGNVHFKNSRNQRPTYFQPGLPGQTKNIRLELKLIADVGLVGYPNVGKSTLISTTSNASPEVANYEFTTLTPKLGVVEVGDYNSFVMADIPGIIDGAADGRGLGLEFLKHIERTKTLLFLIDVANYRTMIDQYNVLKEEVSKFSSELSTRNFAIALSKTDGYYGEDLIGDIKKFIADIGLEESNSNEFGFGKELPYYVQDLTYNRFDNSKPFFVLPISSITRKNIEAIKFSLYKLLEQGK; this is encoded by the coding sequence ATGTTTATAGATAGTGCCAAATTTTCAGTTTCATCGGGTAAAGGTGGACAAGGTTGTGCTTCGTTTAGAAGAGAAAAATTTGTAGTAAAAGGTGGTCCTGACGGAGGAGATGGTGGAAAAGGTGGTGATGTTTATTTTGTAGTAGATAACAACACCGACACTTTATCTTTTTACAAGGGAAGAAAAGTTTTTAGAGCTGATAATGGAAAACAAGGAATGGGTTCTAGAATGACTGGAAAGTCAGCAGATGCTTTAATTCTTACAGTTCCTCCTGGAACACAAGTTATTGATGAAGATTCAGGAGAGCTTTTATTAGATTTAGTAGAAGAGGGTGAAAAGGTTAAACTTTTAGAAGGTGGAAAAGGTGGACTAGGTAATGTACACTTTAAAAACTCTAGAAATCAAAGACCAACATATTTTCAACCAGGACTTCCAGGTCAAACAAAAAATATTAGATTAGAATTAAAACTAATTGCAGATGTAGGTTTAGTTGGATATCCAAATGTTGGTAAATCAACACTTATTTCTACAACATCAAATGCAAGTCCAGAAGTAGCTAATTATGAGTTTACTACACTTACTCCAAAGCTTGGAGTTGTTGAAGTTGGTGATTATAACTCATTTGTAATGGCAGATATTCCAGGGATTATTGATGGTGCTGCTGATGGTAGAGGTTTAGGTTTAGAATTCTTAAAACATATTGAAAGAACAAAAACGCTACTTTTCTTAATTGATGTGGCAAATTACAGAACTATGATTGATCAATATAATGTTTTAAAAGAAGAAGTTTCTAAATTCTCAAGTGAATTATCAACAAGAAACTTTGCAATAGCTTTAAGTAAAACTGATGGATATTATGGCGAAGATTTAATTGGTGATATTAAAAAATTCATTGCTGACATTGGCTTAGAAGAGTCAAACTCAAATGAGTTTGGTTTTGGGAAAGAATTACCATATTATGTACAAGATTTAACTTATAATAGATTTGATAATAGTAAACCATTTTTTGTCTTACCAATTTCTTCAATTACAAGAAAAAATATTGAAGCTATTAAGTTTTCGTTATATAAATTGTTGGAACAAGGTAAATGA
- a CDS encoding tetratricopeptide repeat protein: MDNIVLEYRDPLFGLMILVALIFLISFFTYSYGIYKERVARKDYRKLSRRFELGKLKEEDYVHLYKTYNLPFDSILLLASTFLHKGNYNKAINVYLTLLEHVKDRVKKEEVLELLGETYFKGGFLQRSKDIFLRILKFSPRNKNALVKLLIIYEKLNEFEKAKEVTTCIEELNEDMQKDKVYLDALIIINDPVYSYEKRSELLYKIFIENPSIQRLFAEFLLQFNKAFFWENVDKFDMKNFMDLMWYLNFDDIDFDKVYKNEFLVELYNAKGYLDNLNHSEDFVFDILIALNKHEHKTNATLDFEFICSSCKNVHPVYDSRCPHCHSILTFNVKHNLSKGFDEANQSLQ, encoded by the coding sequence TTGGACAATATAGTTTTAGAGTATAGAGACCCATTATTTGGGCTTATGATACTTGTGGCACTAATCTTTTTAATATCATTTTTTACTTATTCTTATGGAATATATAAAGAACGAGTTGCTAGAAAAGATTATAGAAAACTATCACGTAGATTTGAACTTGGAAAATTGAAAGAAGAAGATTATGTACATCTTTATAAAACTTACAATTTACCCTTTGATTCAATTTTACTTTTAGCATCTACTTTCCTTCACAAAGGAAACTATAATAAAGCTATAAATGTATATTTAACGCTACTTGAACATGTAAAAGATAGAGTAAAAAAAGAAGAAGTTTTAGAACTTTTAGGTGAGACATACTTCAAGGGTGGTTTTTTACAAAGATCAAAAGATATTTTTTTAAGAATCTTAAAATTCTCACCAAGAAATAAAAATGCCTTAGTGAAACTACTTATAATTTATGAAAAATTAAATGAATTTGAAAAAGCCAAAGAAGTAACTACTTGCATAGAAGAGTTGAACGAAGATATGCAAAAAGATAAAGTTTATTTAGATGCTTTAATAATCATAAATGATCCAGTTTACTCTTATGAAAAAAGAAGCGAACTTCTATATAAAATCTTTATAGAGAATCCAAGCATTCAAAGATTGTTTGCAGAGTTTTTATTACAATTTAATAAAGCATTTTTTTGGGAAAATGTGGATAAATTTGATATGAAAAACTTTATGGATTTAATGTGGTACTTAAATTTTGACGATATTGATTTTGACAAAGTATACAAAAATGAATTTCTTGTAGAACTTTACAATGCAAAAGGATATCTTGATAATTTAAATCATAGTGAAGATTTTGTATTTGATATACTAATAGCTTTAAACAAACACGAGCATAAAACAAATGCAACTTTAGATTTTGAGTTTATTTGTTCAAGCTGTAAAAATGTACATCCAGTTTATGATAGTAGATGTCCCCATTGTCATAGTATTTTAACTTTTAATGTAAAACATAATTTATCTAAGGGATTTGATGAAGCAAATCAATCTTTACAGTGA
- the fmt gene encoding methionyl-tRNA formyltransferase, producing MSKKVLFMGTPDYATKIFEELLASSYEVVALFTQPDKKVGRKQVLTPPHIKQYCLDKNLDIPIFQPERLRNNDEAKTQIESFKPDFIIVAAYGQILPKEILDIAPCINLHASLLPKYRGASPIQESLINDDKFTGVTSMFMEEGLDSGDILGLQYLKITPKMEVAEAFNKLSEIAAKLTITTLDNFENIKPKKQNDAEVSFCGKIKKEYGLVSFEDAKKLYLKYKAYSFWPGVFLESKLKIKDINLIDENSVNKEGEILEINNDSIVVACKRGSLEIKTIQAPSKKAVSSVDYIRGQRLNVGDILV from the coding sequence ATGTCGAAAAAAGTTTTATTTATGGGGACACCTGATTATGCAACAAAAATATTTGAAGAGTTATTAGCTAGTTCATATGAAGTTGTTGCACTTTTTACACAACCTGATAAAAAAGTAGGAAGAAAACAAGTCTTAACTCCTCCTCATATAAAACAGTATTGTTTAGACAAGAATTTAGATATTCCAATTTTTCAGCCTGAGAGATTAAGAAACAATGATGAAGCAAAAACACAAATTGAAAGCTTTAAGCCTGATTTTATCATTGTTGCCGCATATGGACAAATATTACCAAAAGAGATTTTAGATATTGCTCCTTGTATTAATTTACATGCTTCACTTTTACCTAAATATAGAGGTGCTAGTCCAATTCAAGAATCTTTAATAAATGATGATAAATTTACTGGTGTTACATCTATGTTTATGGAAGAAGGACTTGATAGTGGAGATATTTTAGGTTTACAATACTTGAAAATTACACCAAAAATGGAAGTTGCAGAAGCTTTTAATAAACTTTCAGAAATTGCAGCAAAACTAACAATAACTACTTTAGATAATTTTGAAAATATAAAACCAAAAAAACAAAATGATGCAGAAGTTAGTTTTTGTGGGAAAATAAAAAAAGAGTATGGTTTAGTATCTTTTGAAGATGCAAAAAAACTATATTTAAAGTACAAAGCCTATAGTTTTTGGCCTGGAGTATTTTTAGAATCAAAACTTAAAATCAAAGATATAAATTTAATAGATGAGAACTCTGTAAATAAAGAGGGTGAGATTTTAGAAATTAATAATGATAGTATTGTAGTGGCTTGTAAAAGAGGCTCTTTAGAGATTAAAACTATTCAAGCTCCTTCAAAAAAAGCTGTATCTTCTGTTGATTATATTAGAGGACAAAGATTAAACGTGGGTGACATTCTAGTTTAA
- the rplU gene encoding 50S ribosomal protein L21: MYAIIKCGGKQYKVSEGDILNIDYTGKAAKETLEITDVLAVNDGELKTGDAVSAAKVEAEVVLDGTGVNRDRKVIIYKKRRRKDSKLKRGFRKSFTKIRITKIAA, translated from the coding sequence ATGTACGCAATTATTAAGTGTGGTGGAAAACAGTATAAAGTTTCTGAGGGAGATATCCTGAACATTGATTATACTGGTAAAGCTGCTAAAGAAACTTTAGAAATCACTGATGTTTTAGCTGTAAACGATGGTGAATTAAAAACTGGTGATGCTGTATCAGCTGCAAAAGTTGAAGCAGAAGTAGTTTTAGATGGTACAGGTGTAAATAGAGATAGAAAAGTAATTATTTACAAAAAAAGAAGAAGAAAAGATTCTAAGTTAAAAAGAGGTTTCAGAAAAAGCTTCACAAAAATTAGAATTACTAAAATTGCTGCATAA
- the rnc gene encoding ribonuclease III, whose product MSDYTKLEKCLGYQFKDKNLIIEALTHKSFKKPYNNERLEFLGDAVLNLIVGEYLFKKFPKSNEGELSKIRASLVNETGFTKLANEIKLGEYIFISTAEERNKGRSKASILSDAFEAIMGAVYLESGLETLKPIILKLLEESYDKINLDVLFSDYKTALQEITQAQFGSIPEYKIEGSYGPDHKKEFEVSIWIDGQTYGTAKGKSKKLAQQAVAKIAIKKLKGSK is encoded by the coding sequence ATGAGTGATTATACAAAATTAGAGAAGTGTTTGGGTTATCAGTTTAAAGATAAAAATCTGATAATCGAAGCACTTACTCACAAAAGTTTTAAAAAACCATACAATAATGAAAGATTAGAGTTTTTAGGTGATGCAGTTTTAAACTTAATAGTTGGAGAATATTTATTTAAGAAGTTCCCTAAATCAAATGAAGGTGAATTATCAAAAATAAGAGCATCATTAGTAAATGAAACAGGTTTTACAAAACTTGCAAATGAAATAAAACTTGGCGAATATATATTTATATCAACAGCTGAAGAAAGAAACAAAGGTAGAAGTAAAGCTTCAATTCTTTCTGATGCTTTTGAAGCAATCATGGGTGCTGTATATTTAGAGTCAGGTTTAGAAACTTTAAAGCCAATAATTCTAAAACTACTAGAAGAGTCTTATGACAAAATTAATCTAGATGTGTTATTTAGTGATTATAAAACTGCTCTACAAGAAATAACTCAAGCACAGTTTGGTTCTATTCCTGAATATAAAATCGAAGGTTCATATGGACCAGATCATAAAAAAGAGTTTGAAGTCTCAATTTGGATTGATGGTCAAACATACGGAACAGCAAAAGGAAAAAGTAAAAAACTAGCACAGCAAGCTGTTGCTAAAATAGCTATTAAAAAGTTAAAAGGAAGTAAGTAA
- the dnaG gene encoding DNA primase has protein sequence MIKKESIDNLKNHLDIVDVVSQSLELKKSGANFKACCPFHGEDTPSFVVSPSKQIYHCFGCGAGGDSIKFVMEYEKLSYPESLEKLASMYNVNLEYDNVKQKKQDVKVLEDVNRFYQKLFVNNNTAKEYIKSRGISEFFIEKFEIGYAPKSNDTINFLKSNHYNLNEAIDLGVIDTGTNGLYSRFIERITFPIYAINGKIVGFGGRTITGHNAKYVNSPQTKLFNKSRLLYGYHLAKENIYKKNRLIVCEGYLDVIMLHQAGFNTAVATLGTALTKDHLPLIRRGEPKVILAYDGDKAGLAAAFKASVMLSQGEFEGGVVIFGEGKDPADMVKDGKIEELDRMFTSPVDFIPYSIDYIVSKYDINNAAQKQKALIEANDYLKSLGVLYQDEYKRYIAQKLNIRENLVKVSTDISRPMQVDLSKVNIQELCIIKAILEKPSRLDSVLDLIDSSMFEVHRNEFELLISDIKNISLNAITLNEKLENYDDERLDKELLILLYKFYTKKLNELKYDKNLSLREKGSLLRKTQDALRQLKLGKLVTYDL, from the coding sequence ATGATAAAAAAAGAATCAATTGATAATTTAAAAAACCATCTAGATATTGTGGATGTAGTATCTCAATCTTTAGAATTGAAAAAATCTGGGGCAAATTTTAAGGCTTGTTGTCCCTTCCATGGCGAAGATACTCCATCTTTTGTAGTTAGCCCTTCAAAACAGATTTATCACTGCTTTGGTTGTGGAGCAGGTGGTGATTCTATAAAATTTGTTATGGAGTATGAAAAACTATCTTATCCTGAATCTTTAGAAAAACTAGCTTCAATGTACAATGTAAATTTAGAGTACGATAATGTGAAGCAAAAAAAACAAGACGTAAAAGTTTTAGAAGATGTAAATAGATTTTATCAAAAATTATTTGTAAATAATAATACTGCTAAAGAATATATAAAAAGTAGGGGTATTTCCGAGTTTTTTATAGAAAAATTTGAAATAGGCTATGCTCCAAAATCAAATGACACAATAAATTTTCTAAAATCAAATCATTATAATTTAAATGAAGCCATTGATTTAGGTGTAATTGACACAGGTACAAATGGCTTATACTCAAGATTTATTGAAAGAATCACCTTTCCTATATATGCTATAAATGGAAAAATAGTAGGCTTTGGTGGTAGAACAATCACAGGGCATAATGCAAAATATGTAAACTCTCCGCAAACAAAACTTTTTAATAAATCAAGACTTTTATACGGTTATCATTTAGCAAAAGAGAATATTTATAAAAAAAATAGATTAATTGTTTGTGAAGGTTATCTAGATGTAATAATGCTTCATCAAGCAGGCTTTAATACAGCAGTTGCAACCTTAGGAACTGCTCTTACAAAAGATCACTTACCACTTATTAGAAGAGGTGAACCAAAGGTGATTCTTGCTTATGATGGTGACAAAGCAGGACTTGCTGCTGCTTTTAAAGCATCTGTTATGTTGTCACAAGGTGAATTTGAAGGTGGTGTTGTTATCTTTGGTGAGGGAAAAGACCCAGCTGATATGGTAAAAGATGGAAAGATTGAAGAACTAGATAGGATGTTTACAAGTCCTGTTGATTTTATTCCATATAGTATTGATTATATTGTCTCAAAATATGACATAAATAATGCTGCACAAAAACAAAAAGCATTAATTGAGGCAAATGACTATTTAAAATCATTAGGTGTTTTATATCAAGATGAGTATAAAAGATACATTGCACAAAAATTAAACATTAGAGAAAATCTTGTGAAAGTGTCAACTGATATTAGTAGGCCAATGCAAGTTGATTTATCAAAAGTAAATATTCAAGAATTATGTATTATAAAAGCTATTTTAGAAAAACCAAGTAGATTAGATTCAGTTTTAGATTTAATTGATTCTTCTATGTTTGAAGTACACAGAAATGAGTTTGAATTATTGATTAGTGATATTAAGAACATATCTTTAAATGCAATTACTTTAAATGAGAAATTAGAAAATTATGATGATGAAAGATTAGATAAAGAGCTGTTAATTTTACTTTATAAGTTTTATACCAAAAAACTTAATGAGTTAAAATATGATAAGAACTTATCTTTAAGAGAAAAAGGTTCTCTACTTAGAAAAACTCAAGATGCCTTAAGGCAACTTAAATTAGGTAAACTTGTAACTTATGATTTATAA
- a CDS encoding Rid family detoxifying hydrolase, which produces MKFIESDNLPAAIGPYSPAIKVNGMIYTSAQVPVTLDGTLVERDIKIQTRQVLSNLRTLLEDAESGMNNVVKVSIYLENIEDFGVVNVLFAEAFGEHKPARSTISTNGLPMNSLIMIDAVAMASDYH; this is translated from the coding sequence ATGAAATTTATAGAAAGTGATAATTTACCTGCAGCAATTGGACCTTACTCTCCTGCGATAAAAGTAAATGGTATGATTTATACATCAGCACAAGTTCCTGTAACTTTAGATGGAACTTTAGTTGAAAGAGATATAAAAATACAAACAAGACAAGTTTTATCAAATTTAAGAACACTTTTAGAAGATGCTGAAAGTGGTATGAATAATGTTGTAAAAGTATCGATTTACTTAGAAAATATTGAAGATTTTGGTGTAGTAAATGTACTTTTTGCAGAAGCATTTGGTGAACATAAACCTGCTAGAAGTACAATCTCTACTAATGGTTTACCAATGAATTCTTTAATAATGATTGATGCTGTTGCAATGGCAAGTGATTACCATTAA
- the aroC gene encoding chorismate synthase — protein MNTFGHRFKFTTFGESHGKALGCIVDGVPAGIKIDEEFIQSEMDRRKPGQNKYATSRKEGDKVEILSGVFEGITTGTPISMVIFNENQKSKDYTNVKDLFRPGHADFTYFNKYGTRDYRGGGRSSARETAARVAAGAIAKLMLKELDIKVQSGICEIDGVKSEELNFANVSDSEIFALDKNVEQAQKDAILAAKNKHNSVGGVALVNVQGAPLGLGEPLYFKLDSQIANAMMSINAVKAVEIGDGTLSSRVKGYDNNDQIRKDGFKTNHSGGILGGISNGDDINIKVYFKSTPSIFIKQETVDIHNNEVDCELKGRHDPCVAVRGSVVAESMMALVLADMALLNMSSRIENVKKVYTKA, from the coding sequence ATGAATACCTTTGGACATAGATTTAAATTTACTACATTTGGAGAATCACACGGTAAAGCCTTAGGTTGTATTGTAGATGGTGTTCCAGCAGGTATTAAAATTGATGAAGAGTTTATCCAAAGTGAAATGGATAGAAGAAAACCTGGTCAAAACAAATACGCAACATCTAGAAAAGAAGGTGATAAAGTAGAGATACTTTCTGGGGTATTTGAAGGAATAACAACAGGAACTCCTATTTCAATGGTAATTTTTAATGAAAATCAAAAATCAAAAGATTACACAAATGTAAAAGACCTTTTTAGACCAGGTCATGCAGACTTTACTTATTTTAATAAATATGGAACAAGAGACTATAGAGGTGGTGGAAGATCTAGTGCAAGAGAAACAGCTGCTAGAGTTGCAGCAGGTGCTATTGCAAAACTAATGCTAAAAGAGCTTGATATAAAAGTACAAAGTGGTATTTGTGAAATTGATGGGGTAAAATCTGAAGAATTAAATTTTGCAAATGTATCAGATTCAGAAATCTTCGCGCTAGACAAAAATGTAGAACAAGCTCAAAAAGATGCAATATTAGCTGCAAAAAATAAACACAATTCAGTAGGAGGAGTTGCACTTGTAAATGTTCAAGGTGCTCCTTTGGGTCTTGGTGAACCTTTATATTTTAAACTTGATTCTCAAATTGCAAATGCTATGATGAGTATAAATGCTGTAAAAGCTGTGGAAATTGGTGATGGGACTTTAAGCTCGAGAGTTAAAGGTTATGATAATAATGACCAAATAAGAAAAGATGGTTTTAAAACAAACCACTCAGGTGGAATTCTTGGTGGTATTTCAAATGGTGATGATATAAATATAAAAGTATATTTTAAATCAACACCATCAATCTTTATCAAGCAAGAAACAGTTGATATTCATAATAATGAAGTTGATTGTGAATTAAAAGGAAGACATGATCCTTGTGTAGCAGTAAGAGGAAGTGTTGTTGCTGAATCTATGATGGCATTAGTATTGGCTGATATGGCACTACTTAATATGTCTTCAAGAATAGAAAATGTAAAAAAAGTATATACAAAAGCATAG
- the htpX gene encoding zinc metalloprotease HtpX — MEQIKTVFLLTLLTVFFVFIGYYFAGTNGMLIAFLIASGMNFYAYYYSDKHVLKQFNATLIEDKRHPIYRITERLVQKANLPMPKVYLIPDHTPNAFATGRNYNNAAVAVTMGLYEMLSEEELEGVIAHELSHIKHYDILIGTIAAVFAGAIAMLANMMQFGAMLGNSRQNSNPIMLIVMAILLPIAATVIQMSVSRSREYLADEGAARMTRNPVGLQKALSKLENYAKRGEVHNATEQTAHMFIINPFSAKKSSFSDFFRTHPTTEDRIARLEELKREL; from the coding sequence ATGGAACAGATCAAAACAGTTTTTTTATTGACATTACTTACAGTATTTTTTGTTTTTATAGGTTATTATTTTGCGGGTACAAATGGTATGCTTATTGCATTTTTAATAGCAAGTGGTATGAATTTTTATGCCTATTACTATTCAGATAAACATGTTTTAAAACAGTTTAATGCAACACTAATTGAAGATAAAAGACATCCTATTTATAGAATCACAGAAAGATTAGTACAAAAAGCAAACCTTCCTATGCCAAAGGTTTATTTAATCCCTGATCATACACCAAATGCTTTTGCAACAGGAAGAAACTATAACAACGCAGCAGTTGCTGTTACAATGGGTTTATATGAAATGCTAAGTGAAGAAGAACTTGAGGGCGTAATTGCCCATGAGTTATCTCACATAAAACATTATGATATCTTAATTGGTACTATTGCCGCTGTTTTTGCAGGTGCAATTGCAATGCTTGCTAATATGATGCAATTTGGTGCAATGCTTGGAAATAGTAGACAAAACTCAAATCCTATTATGCTAATAGTTATGGCTATATTACTTCCTATTGCAGCCACTGTTATTCAAATGAGTGTAAGTAGAAGTAGGGAGTATTTAGCAGATGAGGGTGCTGCACGTATGACTAGAAACCCAGTAGGGCTACAAAAGGCCTTATCTAAACTCGAGAACTATGCAAAAAGAGGAGAAGTTCATAATGCTACAGAGCAAACTGCTCATATGTTTATAATTAATCCTTTTTCAGCTAAAAAATCATCTTTTTCAGACTTTTTTAGAACTCATCCTACAACAGAAGATAGAATTGCTAGATTAGAAGAATTAAAAAGGGAGCTTTAA
- the proB gene encoding glutamate 5-kinase, translating into MKRLVIKVGTAVLTQDGQLAIERLSALVDLIAKLKNDKNYEVILVSSGAVGAGFTSLQLDKTQIANRQALAAIGQPLLLKNYKKRFKEHGITCAQMLLIADDFDSRKRTKNAQNVMEILLENKILPIINENDVIANDELLFGDNDQLAAHVAYHFNADMLAILSDIDGYYNKNPREYDDAVMLKVVSSINEEELQMKHTANSEFATGGIVTKLKAADFLMKNNIPMYLSSGFDLTNAYDFLVDDNHKNGTIFKK; encoded by the coding sequence ATGAAAAGATTAGTAATAAAAGTAGGAACTGCTGTCTTAACACAAGACGGGCAGTTAGCAATTGAAAGATTATCAGCTTTAGTTGATTTAATTGCTAAATTAAAAAATGACAAAAATTATGAAGTTATCTTAGTGTCATCAGGAGCAGTTGGAGCAGGTTTTACTTCTCTCCAGCTAGATAAAACTCAAATTGCAAACAGACAAGCTCTAGCTGCAATTGGTCAACCTCTTTTATTAAAAAATTATAAAAAAAGATTCAAAGAACATGGAATTACCTGTGCTCAAATGCTTTTAATTGCTGATGATTTTGATTCTAGAAAAAGAACTAAAAATGCTCAAAATGTAATGGAAATATTACTTGAAAATAAAATACTTCCTATTATAAATGAAAATGATGTTATTGCAAATGATGAACTTTTATTTGGTGATAATGATCAATTGGCAGCCCATGTTGCATATCATTTTAATGCAGATATGTTAGCAATTTTAAGTGATATAGATGGATATTATAATAAAAATCCTCGTGAATATGATGATGCTGTTATGTTAAAAGTGGTTTCATCAATAAATGAAGAAGAATTACAAATGAAACATACTGCAAATTCAGAGTTTGCAACTGGTGGAATTGTAACTAAACTAAAAGCTGCTGACTTTTTAATGAAAAACAATATTCCCATGTATCTTTCATCTGGATTTGATTTAACAAATGCTTATGATTTTTTAGTAGATGATAATCATAAAAATGGAACAATATTTAAAAAGTAA
- a CDS encoding AEC family transporter — MLDPVLPIALYLFLGYLFKVIFHDNSKQLIEFIIYFSLPAIVFSKIYPLTLDERILNLILMFVGFILLNLSLAYFIGKLMKLERVILATFMIMATFGNTSFIGFSYIDAFYGQDYIVYGLIYDLFGSFLLLVSVGMFIITWGSGRKNDVKSIFKSVFLFPPSIMFLITVLAKNFEVPNFLILTTETLGATLVPIAMIAIGMKLELKHIFARFHVVSMAMILKMLIVPIIVLLGFQIFHGIEETWVKVTIIEVAMPPMTMATVLAIKGGLDEKVAINSLVLGVLLSLFTITAYTTYLG; from the coding sequence ATGCTTGATCCAGTTTTACCAATAGCCCTATATTTATTCTTAGGATATTTGTTTAAAGTCATTTTTCATGATAATTCAAAACAATTAATTGAATTTATTATTTACTTTTCACTTCCTGCAATCGTTTTTTCTAAAATTTACCCTCTTACTTTAGATGAACGTATACTAAATCTAATTTTAATGTTTGTAGGGTTTATACTATTAAATTTAAGCCTCGCTTACTTTATTGGTAAACTAATGAAATTAGAAAGAGTAATTCTTGCTACATTTATGATTATGGCAACCTTTGGTAATACTTCTTTTATAGGTTTTTCATATATAGATGCTTTTTATGGTCAAGATTATATTGTATATGGTCTAATTTATGATTTATTTGGTTCATTTTTATTACTTGTATCAGTTGGTATGTTTATAATCACTTGGGGTAGTGGAAGAAAGAATGATGTGAAATCAATATTTAAAAGTGTATTTTTATTTCCACCATCAATTATGTTTTTGATTACAGTATTAGCTAAAAACTTTGAAGTTCCAAATTTTTTAATTCTTACAACAGAAACATTAGGAGCTACACTAGTTCCTATTGCTATGATTGCTATTGGTATGAAGCTAGAGCTTAAACATATTTTTGCAAGATTTCATGTTGTCTCAATGGCAATGATCTTAAAAATGTTAATTGTTCCAATTATTGTACTTTTAGGCTTTCAGATATTTCATGGAATAGAAGAAACTTGGGTTAAAGTTACAATTATAGAAGTTGCAATGCCACCAATGACTATGGCAACAGTCTTAGCTATAAAAGGTGGTTTAGATGAAAAAGTTGCAATTAACTCTTTGGTTTTAGGAGTTTTATTAAGTCTATTTACAATAACAGCGTATACAACATACTTAGGCTAA
- the rnhA gene encoding ribonuclease HI, protein MKQINLYSDGSSLGNPGPGGWGTILEYNGNEKELCGGQMNTTNNQMELKGVIEGLRALKEPCEVHIISDSTYVVKAINEWLAGWIRNNWKNASKKPVKNIEFWQEYLEVSKHHKVKATWVKGHAGHEHNERCDILARTFAEELRDNQ, encoded by the coding sequence ATGAAGCAAATCAATCTTTACAGTGATGGTTCTAGTTTAGGAAATCCAGGTCCTGGTGGCTGGGGTACAATTCTAGAATACAATGGAAATGAAAAAGAGTTATGTGGTGGACAAATGAACACTACTAATAATCAAATGGAATTAAAAGGTGTAATTGAAGGACTTAGAGCCTTAAAAGAGCCTTGTGAAGTTCATATTATATCTGATTCTACATATGTAGTAAAAGCAATAAATGAATGGTTAGCAGGATGGATAAGAAATAACTGGAAAAATGCCAGTAAAAAGCCTGTGAAAAATATAGAATTTTGGCAAGAGTACCTAGAAGTTTCAAAACACCACAAAGTAAAAGCAACTTGGGTAAAAGGTCATGCAGGACACGAACATAATGAAAGATGTGATATACTTGCAAGAACCTTTGCAGAAGAGCTAAGAGATAATCAATAA
- the rpmA gene encoding 50S ribosomal protein L27, translating into MAHKKGQGSTQNNRDSAGKRLGVKKFGGEVVRAGNIILRQRGTKVHVGANVGIGKDHTIYSLIDGVVKFETKDKKRKKVSVYAS; encoded by the coding sequence ATGGCTCACAAAAAAGGTCAAGGATCTACACAAAATAATAGAGATTCAGCTGGAAAAAGACTTGGTGTTAAGAAATTTGGTGGGGAAGTAGTAAGAGCTGGTAACATCATCTTAAGACAAAGAGGAACAAAAGTACACGTAGGTGCAAACGTTGGTATCGGAAAAGATCATACAATTTATTCTTTAATTGATGGTGTTGTTAAATTTGAAACTAAAGATAAAAAAAGAAAAAAAGTTTCAGTTTACGCTTCATAA